From a region of the Dictyostelium discoideum AX4 chromosome 2 chromosome, whole genome shotgun sequence genome:
- a CDS encoding P-type ATPase, translating to MSNYNGDYHYNNEQQQQNHHQQYRSTTDNSAILNGGVSYDLLDSTNSARSNNPLLQGMGYEEDTFEEQQQQEIYSNNDNSGNNNSNNNNGASDKSYFTIYGNINNDAHNQTLTQHTDLEHVDLESDSKNIKYQQQQQQHQHQQHQQYQQQHQQHQQQNNNNNNNGYINPHLTESSQLFSSVPLNSLPNSPYHINYPYTNNNSNSNNSYNNTNSNNNNNGNDVYSENNNSNNNNNNSNNKKKYKKKSKRNIFKKKQDKESDLNKSNTPIIIKDNDDDDDNNNNNNEDNNDDNQRNSKVFIHKQHQSQVPDQYLAILKASHSAVQRKKRDAIALRVGRQWLTHIITVQTVGNLIRALPIFVLEKYYVMLLIFFQGKIIYIYLTNKQTNKQTNKQTNKQTNNKQTDRQTEINRALFLVIGSYGVKRLKPYLILLYVIGCFSTTILDLIMTFTYAHTQSSRPFTEELLAFWSYVLFVSLLCILNIIGGILLGLKLFVSVVSLQDPSDNSLILLTASLVGSFDIERDESASSSSSQAKASRCIFFYGSDVKKAIATTTSITKKLTTGEKIKQYFKLKKLFPKSPFSSGHNNNNYNNNDNNIINNNNNNNGLNNNHNNNNNEQITSSVATSTDKSQLLSMKTNQVITSKYNVFTFIPKVIFYQFSRLANLYTLAIVILCMFSFSPVGPVSSLTPLLVVIAVTSFKELAEDLKRHKQDKEINGRETSIYRPPFYIISPTASKEDLKRRQSGFNGFISRIGNFFGSIKQQYIQTEKNIPMVPDNDYSKVGVFQSCHWEDIKVGDIIYVKNGESLPADIICLSSSRSDGRAYLETANLDGETNLKAKSSISKCQWIKGAKDLDDFSCKVDYEGPNNDIYSFDGVLTILKGFERSNIGDSTVVPTTNYVPVSIDQLLLRGTKLRNTDWVIGVVTYSGVDTKIEKNASKASQKRSSVERGVNNKLLILFLLQTIICIICSIGHNRWHLEDDKDAKPWYIDYDPEQTEDFIYVSYVILYNTLIPLSMYVSMEMIRVSNAHFIDSDLEMYDESTDTPAQARNTNINEELGQIQYLFSDKTGTLTCNEMVFNRCTIGGQVYGPEDSSLQDLRLFIKNQLSDSSNGSYLRQSNGLSGGGSGSGGSGGSGGDASSSLNPLGIPVQPEISIPILSDQTEYIKEFLTCLAICNTVLIEKNKEIDDLMMNHDNSKSHHNFNGGTNSGCSVIPKYQAASPDEESLTLTAARYGFILKSREDNIITISVHGREERFELLNVLEFNSYRKRMSVIVKNQKNQIKIYCKGADSVIFERAKKNTDHCVGILQSTEKHLSEFACSGLRTLCMSVRTIEHEEYIAWNKIHQEASISLVKKAEKVDAACELIEKDLLLIGSTGIEDRLQDHVPETISALREAGIKVWVLTGDKQETAISISTSSAVINEEMELIILNESNKQALMKRLLTISNEKRLHHFNDMSGRWGSVKYLSKLLEKVASKLRLEPSDAPNLLNKSNGMSAPAVNASQKHIAIIIDGSTLALALEPDLRYFFLQVAKTCESVVCCRCSPSQKAKVVNLVAERSFLFGDGAITMSIGDGANDVPMIQKAHVGVGISGREGMQAVLASDFAIANFSMLRRLILVHGNRSYKRMTKLILYSFSKNIALSISQFWFGFFSGFSGQMIYFDFLFTLYNALFTSLPVIFLGTFDQDTKEDDLLNKPYLYRVCQSNSPFSTWKFIWWVFIGMWQSATIFFVTFFVMNTSTIEGGKTLGLWSIGTAAYIYLVVTVNLQISFITRYWTRQTILAVSISVVSTFLFVMLYSVLGRYVEADATHIIFELYALPTFWLLLIIAPSIALLPYIIVSLNSWLFNTDNLSLQKLNLEKKGFIMMNDL from the exons ATGTCAAATTATAATGGTGATTAccattataataatgaacaacaacaacaaaatcatcaccaacaGTATAGGTCAACAACAGATAATAGTGCAATATTAAATGGGGGTGTATCATATGACCTTTTAGATAGCACTAATAGTGCAAGATCAAATAATCCATTACTTCAAGGAATGGGTTACGAAGAAGATACTTttgaagaacaacaacaacaagagaTATATagcaataatgataatagtggtaataataatagtaataataataatggtgcaAGTGATAAAAGTTATTTTACTATCTAtggtaatataaataatgatgcTCACAACCAAACACTTACACAACATACAGATTTAGAACATGTCGATTTAGAAAGCGATtcaaaaaacataaaatatcaacaacaacaacaacaacatcaacatcaacaacatcaacaatatcaacaacaacatcaacaacaccaacaacaaaataataataataataataatgggtATATAAATCCTCATTTAACTGAAAGTTCACAACTATTTTCATCTGTACCATTAAACTCATTACCAAATTCACCATATCATATTAATTATCCatataccaataataattctaatagtaataatagttataacaatacaaatagtaataataataataatggtaatgatgtATATAGCgagaataataatagtaataataataataataacagtaataataaaaagaaatataaaaaaaagagtaaaagaaatatatttaagaaaaaacaagataaagaatcagatttaaataaaagtaatacaccaataataattaaagataatgatgatgatgatgataataataataataataatgaagataataatgacgacaatcaaagaaattcaaaagtATTTATTCATAAACAACATCAATCACAAGTACCAGATCAATATCTTGCAATCTTAAAAGCATCACATAGTGCagttcaaagaaaaaaaagagatgCAATTGCATTGAGAGTTGGTAGACAATGGTTAACTCATATAATTACAGTTCAAACCGttggtaatttaattagAGCTTTACCAATTTTCGTTTTAGAGAAATATTATGTTatgttattaattttctttcaAGGTAagattatatatatatatttaacaaacaaacaaacaaacaaacaaacaaacaaacaaacaaacaaacaaacaaacaacaaacaaacaGACAGACAGACAGAGATAAACAGGg cattatttttagtaattGGATCATATGGTGTAAAAAGATTGAAaccatatttaatattattatatgttATTGGATGTTTTAGCACAACgattttagatttaattatGACGTTTACATATGCACATACACAAAGTTCAAGACCATTTACAGAGGAGTTATTAGCATTTTGGAGTtatgttttatttgtttcatTATTATGTATATTGAATATAATTGGTGGTATATTATTAGGTTTGAAGTTATTTGTATCGGTTGTATCATTACAAGATCCATCTGATAATTCATTGATTCTATTGACTGCAAGTTTGGTTGGTAGTTTCGATATTGAAAGAGATGAATCAGCATCAAGTAGTAGTTCACAAGCAAAAGCAAGTAGATGTATATTTTTCTATGGTTCAGATGTAAAGAAAGCAATTGCAACCACAACTTCAATTACAAAGAAATTAACAACAGGTGAAAAGattaaacaatattttaaattaaaaaagttattcCCAAAATCACCATTCTCATCTggtcataataataataattataataataatgataataacattattaataataacaataataataatggattaaataataatcataataataataataatgaacaaaTAACAAGTTCAGTTGCTACCTCAACAGATAAATCACAATTATTATCTATGAAAACTAATCAAGTTATTACAAGTAAATATAATGTTTTTACATTTATACCAAAGgtaatattttatcaattcTCAAGATTAGCAAATCTTTATACATTGGCAATTGTTATACTTTGTATGTTTTCATTCTCACCAGTTGGACCAGTATCTTCGCTAACACCATTATTGGTGGTTATAGCGGTAACATCATTTAAAGAGTTGGCAGAGGATTTAAAACGTCATAAACAAGATAAAGAGATTAATGGTAGAGAAACTTCAATTTATAGACCaccattttatattatttcacCAACTGCTAGCAAAGAAGATTTAAAAAGACGACAAAGTGGATTCAATGGTTTCATTAGTAGAATAGGTAATTTTTTCGGTTCAATTAAACAACAATACATTCAAACTGAAAAGAATATACCAATGGTACCTGATAATGATTATAGTAAGGTTGGAGTATTTCAAAGTTGTCATTGGGAAGATATTAAAGTTGGTGATATAATTTATGTAAAGAATGGTGAATCATTACCAGCCGATATCATTTGTTTAAGCTCTTCAAGATCCGATGGTAGAGCATATTTAGAGACTGCAAATCTTGATGGCGAGACCAATCTAAAAGCGAAATCATCCATTTCAAAATGTCAATGGATAAAGGGTGCAAAGGATTTAGATGATTTCAGTTGTAAAGTTGATTATGAAGGACCAAATAATGACATTTATTCATTCGATGGTGTATTGACAATTTTAAAAGGTTTTGAACGTTCAAATATTGGTGATTCAACTGTTGTACCAACTACGAATTATGTACCAGTTTCAATTGATCAACTACTATTGAGAGGTACTAAACTTCGTAATACCGATTGGGTGATTGGTGTGGTTACCTATAGTGGTGTAGATACGAAGATTGAAAAGAATGCATCAAAAGCAAGTCAAAAACGTTCATCAGTTGAACGtggtgtaaataataaacttttaatacTTTTCCTTTTACAAACCATCATTTGTATCATATGTTCCATTGGTCATAATAGATGGCATTTGGAGGATGATAAAGATGCAAAGCCATGGTATATCGATTATGATCCAGAACAAACCGAAGATTTCATCTATGTAAGTTATGTTATACTCTACAATACATTGATTCCATTGTCAATGTATGTCTCTATGGAAATGATTAGAGTATCAAATGCACATTTCATCGATAGTGATTTGGAGATGTATGATGAATCAACCGATACACCAGCACAAGCTAGAAATACAAATATCAATGAAGAATTGGgtcaaattcaatatttattcTCTGATAAAACTGGTACTTTAACTTGTAATGAAATGGTTTTCAATCGTTGTACAATCGGTGGTCAAGTTTATGGTCCTGAAGATTCAAGTTTACAAGATTtaagattatttattaaaaatcaattatcagATAGTTCAAATGGTTCTTACCTAAGACAAAGTAATGGTTtaagtggtggtggtagtggtagtggtggtagtggtggtagtggtggtgatgcatcatcttcattaaaTCCATTAGGTATTCCAGTACAACCAGAGATTTCAATACCAATATTATCGGATCAAACTGAatatattaaagaatttttaacaTGTTTAGCAATTTGTAATACtgtattaattgaaaagaataaagaaattgatgatttaatgatgaatcaTGATAATTCAAAGAGTCATCATAATTTCAATGGTGGTACAAATAGTGGTTGTAGTGTAATACCAAAATATCAAGCAGCATCACCAGATGAAGAATCATTAACATTAACAGCAGCAAGATATGGTTTCATTTTAAAGTCAAGAGAGGATAATATCATAACAATATCAGTACATGGTAGAGAGGAAagatttgaattattaaatgtattGGAATTTAATAGTTATCGTAAGAGAATGTCAGTAATTGTAAAGaatcaaaagaatcaaattaaaatttattgtaAGGGTGCAGATTCTGTAATATTTGAACGTGCAAAAAAGAATACAGATCATTGTGTTGGTATATTACAATCAACAGAGAAACATCTAAGTGAATTTGCATGTTCAGGTTTACGTACACTATGTATGTCAGTTAGAACCATTGAACATGAGGAATATATAGCATGGAATAAAATTCATCAAGAGGCTTCAATCTCTTTGGTGAAGAAAGCAGAGAAAGTAGATGCAGCTTGTGAACTTATAGAAAAGgatctattattaattggttcaaCAGGTATTGAAGATAGATTACAAGATCATGTACCAGAGACAATATCGGCTCTAAGAGAGGCTGGTATTAAAGTTTGGGTGTTAACAGGTGATAAACAAGAGACGGCAATTAGTATTTCAACTTCATCCGCTGTAATCAATGAAGAAATGGAGTTGATTATATTGAATGAATCTAATAAACAAGCATTGATGAAAAGATTGTTAACAATATCCAACGAGAAGAGATTACATCATTTCAATGATATGTCTGGTAGATGGGGTTCTGTAAAGTATCTTTCAAAACTTTTGGAAAAAGTTGCAAGTAAATTAAGATTAGAGCCCTCAGATGCACCAAatctattaaataaatccaaTGGAATGTCAGCACCAGCAGTTAATGCAAGTCAAAAACATATCGCCATCATTATCGATGGTAGTACATTGGCTTTGGCATTGGAGCCTGATTTACgttatttctttttacaaGTCGCCAAAACTTGTGAAAGTGTAGTTTGTTGTCGTTGTTCACCTTCCCAAAAAGCAAAGGTTGTAAATTTGGTAGCGGAAAGAAGTTTTCTCTTTGGTGATGGTGCAATTACAATGTCAATTGGTGATGGTGCAAACGATGTACCAATGATTCAAAAGGCTcatgttggtgttggtattAGTGGTAGGGAGGGTATGCAAGCGGTATTGGCTTCCGATTTTGCAATTGCAAACTTTTCAATGCTTCGTCGTTTAATTTTAGTGCATGGCAATCGTAGTTACAAGAGAATGACAAAGTTAATCctttattcattttcaaagaaTATTGCACTCTCAATTAGTCAATTTTGGTTTGGTTTCTTTTCAGGCTTTAGTGgtcaaatgatttatttcGATTTCCTTTTCACTCTTTACAATGCATTGTTCACATCATTACCTGTCATATTTTTAGGTACATTCGATCAAGACACCAAAGAGGATGACCTATTGAACAAACCATATCTCTATAGGGTTTGTCAATCAAATTCACCATTTTCAACTTGGAAATTTATTTGGTGGGTTTTCATTGGTATGTGGCAATCAGCAACTATTTTCTTTGTAACCTTTTTCGTAATGAATACTTCAACCATTGAAGGTGGTAAAACTCTTGGTCTTTGGTCCATTGGTACTGCTGCCTACATTTATTTGGTAGTCACTGTCAATTTACAAATTAGTTTCATCACTCGTTATTGGACTCGTCAAACCATTTTAGCCGTATCCATTAGTGTTGTCTCCACTTTCCTATTTGTAATGTTGTATAGTGTACTCGGTAGATACGTAGAAGCTGATGCAACCCATATCATCTTTGAACTCTATGCTTTACCAACCTTTTGGCTACTTTTAATTATTGCTCCATCAATTGCTTTATTACCTTATATAATTGTATCTTTAAATAGTTGGTTATTTAATACTGATAATTTATCTTTacaaaaactaaatttaGAGAAAAAAGGTTTTATTATGATGaatgatttataa
- the gpaG gene encoding G-protein subunit alpha 7, whose protein sequence is MSSTTTNTTTATPAIQVNGNQSSSPQSPSSSTSTLSPPMSPSLLTRYREQKAVNKQIEKQLKEEKKIMDSELKLLLLGTGDSGKSTVVKQMKILHLEGYSQEERINQRQFVYRNIIEIAYSIIRGCGVLNLTIPSQFDSICSSIEEIYETKNYTNLDKNVLKGVAELSKNESFINAANNSGSNFQLHSSSQYFLDDIARFSEEDYIPTDQDILYTRVASTSVSETRFSVRGIKFRMIDVAGQRGHRDKWIHHFSEVTAILFVISLCEYDQVLEEDGKTNRMIESIKVFGDIINQRWFKDIPIILFLNKRDLFAEKIKKTGISICFPDYTGPSDDYEQSLVFLKKKILSANKTSKAVYTNVTTATDTTNIGHVFEAVKDILTRQTMEEGGI, encoded by the exons atgagTAGCactacaacaaatacaacaacagcaacaccAGCAATTCAAGTGAATGGTAatcaatcatcatcaccacaatcaccatcatcatcaacatcaacttTATCACCACCAATGTCACCATCACTTTTAACTCGTTATAGAGAGCAAAAAGCAGTcaataaacaaattgaaaaacaattaaaagaagagaaaaagataatggatagtgaattaaaattattattacttggtACTGGTGATTCTGGTAAATCAACAGTCGTTAAACAAATGAAAATCTTACATCTTGAAGGTTACTCTCAAGAGGAAAGAATTAATCAAAGACAATTTGTTTATAGAAATATCATTGAAATTGCTTATTCAATCATTCGTGGTTGtggtgttttaaatttaacaattcCATCAcaatttgattcaatttgttCATCT ATTGAAGAAATTTATGAAACTAAAAATTATACAAATTTAGATAAAAATGTATTAAAAGGAGTTGCAGAACTTTCTAAAAATGAATCATTCATTAATGCTGCTAATAATAGTGGTTCAAATTTCCAATTACATTCATCTTCACAATACTTTTTAGATGACATTGCAAGATTTTCag agGAAGATTATATACCAACAGATCAAGATATTTTATATACTAGAGTTGCATCAACATCTGTTAGCGAAACTAGATTTTCAGTTAGGGgtattaaatttagaatGATTGATGTAGCAGGTCAAAGAGGACATAGAGATAAATGGATTCATCATTTTAGTGAAGTTACAgcaatattatttgtaatttcattatGTGAATATGATCAAGTTTTGGAAGAAGATGGTAAAACTAATCGTAtgattgaatcaattaaagtaTTTGGTGATATAATTAATCAACGTTGGTTCAAAGATATTCCAATCATTCTTTTCTTAAATAAACGTGATTTATTCGcagagaaaattaaaaagactGGTATTTCAATTTGTTTCCCTGATTACACTGGTCCATCCGATGATTACGAACAATCTTTGGtctttttgaaaaagaaaattttatcTGCAAATAAAACTTCAAAAGCAGTTTATACAAATGTTACAACCGCAACTGATACAACTAATATTGGTCATGTTTTTGAAGCTGTAAAAGATATTCTTACTCGTCAAACTATgg aGGAAGGAGGTATCTAA
- the PFP1 gene encoding DJ-1/ThiJ/PfpI family protein, which produces MTRNILIITGDYTEDYETYAVKQMLELVGYNVHLVSPGKKSGDFIVTAIHDFLPGEQTYTELKGHRIQLNFDFDKVDTATYNGLFLPGGRCSEFLRLDDRVIEIVKDFNTNKKPIAAVCHGAQVLTAANIVSGIKCTAYPACRPEVQQAGGIYQDIAVDDAVVDGHIVSGKAWPCHPKLIQLFIKLLGTTITHN; this is translated from the exons ATGACCAGAAACATTTTAATTATCACTGGTGATTATACAGAAGATTATGAAACCTATGCAGTTAAACAAATGTTAGAATTAGTTGGATATAACGTTCATTTGGTAAGTCCAGGTAAAAAGAGTGGTGATTTTATTGTTACTGCTATTCATGATTTCCTTCCAg gTGAACAAACATATACAGAATTAAAAGGTCATAGAATTCAATTAAactttgattttgataaagTAGATACTGCAACTTAtaatggtttatttttaccaGGTGGTCGTTGTAGTGAG tttttaagaTTAGATGATAGAGTTATTGAAATtgttaaagattttaatacaaataagAAACCAATTGCAGCAGTATGTCATGGTGCTCAAGTTTTAACAGCTGCAAATATTGTTTCAGGTATTAAATGTACCGCATACCCAGCATGTCGTCCAGAAGTTCAACAAGCTGGTGGAATTTATCAAGATATCGCTGTCGATGatgctgttgttgatggtCATATCGTTTCTGGTAAAGCATGGCCATGTCAtccaaaattaattcaattattcattaaattattaggCACTACTATTACtcacaattaa
- a CDS encoding adenylate kinase → MIKGSSMVLKELSSGALRRGSKEFISNVQRRNSICGPCIGLDSKQSLTSTSKMFSDDSIGSILENSTNIQDFQDSFQKPQPFPVRNNSISGIINSIKNEKIKNLNPLTFQNNGIVNNGMYDMNRRFSIDPLSMSSKRETNNNNNLFPNGNLGKFKSFNLDESFIELEAESTFNNVWGELVTKYGLENLEFPKEITFLAGAPGSGKGTNTEVLMNALGVNEEPIVMSSLLNSPECIEIKKQGGLVNDKVVLELLLKKLSKPDYLCENQGPKKGVIIDGFPRSAKQVKFVELLFDKLVKIRKTINPNASLPRFRISVLHVSEEESVKRQLSRGEYALKENQIRRDKNLPLLEIRDTDIDPNASKKRYTLYQEQFNHLKSLEDKFDFDLIDANGTLKDVQNTIKTSYAKLQPHL, encoded by the exons atgataaaa ggATCAAGTATGGTTTTAAAAGAGCTCTCAAGTGGAGCTTTAAGAAGAGGATCAAAggaatttatttcaaatgtACAAAGAAGAAATTCAATTTGTGGACCATGTATTGGACTCGATTCAAAGCAATCACTAACTTCAACATCTAAAATGTTTTCGGATGattcaattggttcaattttagaaaattcGACAAATATTCAAGATTTTCAAGATAGTTTTCAAAAACCTCAACCATTTCCAGTAagaaataattcaatttctggaattataaattcaataaagaatgaaaaaataaaaaatttaaatccattaacttttcaaaataatggaattgtaaataatggAATGTACGATATGAATAGAAGATTCTCAATTGACCCTCTTTCAAtga gttCAAAAAGAGagactaataataataataatttatttccaAATGGAAATTTaggaaaatttaaatcttttaatcttg ATGAAAGTTTTATTGAATTAGAAGCAGAatcaacatttaataatgtttGGGGTGAATTAGTAACAAAATATGGATTAGAGAATTTAGAATTCCCAAAAGAGATAACATTTTTAGCAGGAGCACCTGGATCAGGTAAAGGTACGAATACAGAAGTTTTAATGAATGCATTAGGAGTTAATGAAGAACCAATTGTGATGAGCTCATTATTGAATTCACCAGAATGTATTGAAATAAAGAAACAAGGTGGATTGGTTAATGATAAAGTTGTATTAGAacttttattgaaaaaattaagtaAACCCGATTATTTATGTGAAAATCAAGGTCCAAAGAAAGGTGTTATCATCGATGGTTTCCCACGTTCTGCCAAACAAGTTAAATTTGTAGAATTACTCTTTGATAAACTagttaaaattagaaaaacaattaatccAAACGCTTCTTTACCACGTTTTAGAATTAGTGTTTTACATGTAAGTGAAGAAGAATCTGTAAAGAGACAATTATCTCGTGGAGAATATGCACTTAAAGAGAATCAAATTAGAAGAGATAAAAACTTACCACTTTTAGAGATTAGAGATACCGATATCGACCCAAATGCCTCTAAAAAACGTTATACCTTGTATCAAGAACaattcaatcatttaaaatctttagaAGATAAATtcgattttgatttaattgatgcaAATGGTACTTTAAAAGATGTAcaaaatacaattaaaaccTCTTATGCTAAATTACAACCAcacctttaa
- the rps15a gene encoding 40S ribosomal protein S15a yields MVRISVLNDCLNSIVNAERQGKRQVLVRPSSKVIVKFLEVMMKKRYIGEFEIVDDHRSGKIVIDLIGRINKCGVISPRFDVTLDEIEKWASYLLPSRQFGHIVLTTSLGIMDHNEAKTRHTGGKLLGFFY; encoded by the coding sequence ATGGTCAGAATCAGTGTTTTAAACGATTGCTTAAACTCCATTGTCAATGCCGAAAGACAAGGTAAAAGACAAGTCTTAGTCAGACCATCATCAAAAGTCATCGTTAAATTCTTAGAAGTTATGATGAAAAAGAGATACATTGGTGAATTCGAAATCGTTGATGACCATCGTTCCGGTAAAATTGTCATTGATTTAATCGGTCGTATCAACAAATGTGGTGTCATCTCCCCAAGATTTGACGTTACTTTAGACGAAATCGAAAAATGGGCCTCTTACTTACTCCCATCCCGTCAATTCGGTCATATCGTCCTCACCACCTCCCTCGGTATCATGGACCACAACGAAGCCAAAACCAGACACACtggtggtaaattattaGGTTTCTTCTATTAA
- a CDS encoding hypothetical protein (Similar to Oceanobacillus iheyensis. quinone oxidoreductase (EC 1.6.5.5)) translates to MTEIKQITLDKYFERDNGMPDRNQFKITTCKFDENQKMEKDQIMIKLEYVSVDPYLRARMNSKKTFVDPFKLHDPINSGCIGKVLKSTSDRFKEGDHVSGYFDWKEIQIVKVSKEILMADPNIAPLSAYLGICGMPGVTAYYGTVLIGKPKKGETLVVNAAAGVVGTTVGQIGKILGLRVVGICGSDEKAKSLINDFHFDSGLNYHSPTYAEDLKKACPNGIDIFYENVGGEVTDDIGQRAQYIVFEKRITMQGFLVFDYSDEDYKDAFQHLSKWLKEGKMIEKHVINNGFDQIIPSFIKIFETSNKNIGKVIIKL, encoded by the exons atgacAGAAATTAAGCAAATTACATTAGACAAATATTTTGAAAGAGATAATGGTATGCCAGATcgaaatcaatttaaaattactacatgtaaatttgatgaaaatcaaaaaatggaaaaagaTCAAATTATGATAAAATTAGAATATGTCAGTGTAGATCCATATTTACGTGCCCGTATGAATAGTAAGAAAACATTTGTTGATCCATTTAAATTACATGATCCAATTAATAGTGGTTGTATTggtaaagttttaaaatcaacaagTGATAGATTTAAAGAAGGTGATCATGTTTCCGGATATTTCGATTGgaaagaaattcaaattgtTAAAGTTTCAAAAGAGATTTTAATGGCAGATCCAAATATTGCTCCATTATCAGCTTACTTGGGAATTTGTGGTATGCCTGGAGTTACTGCATATTATGGAACTGTTTTAATTGGTAAACCAAAGAAAGGTGAAACATTAGTTGTTAATGCAGCAGCTGGTGTAGTTGGTACCACCGTTGGACAAATTGGTAAAATCCTAGGTCTAAGAGTTGTAGGTATTTGTGGTTCTGATGAAAAGGCAAAATCACTTATTAATGATTTCCATTTTGACTCTGGATTAAATTACCATAGTCCAACATATGctgaagatttaaaaaaagcaTGCCCAAATGGTATTGATATCTTTTATGAAAATGTTGGTGGTGAAg taaCAGATGATATTGGACAAAGAGCACAATACATAGTGTTTgaaaaaagaattacaaTGCAAGGTTTCTTAGTATTTGATTATTCTGATGAAGATTATAAAGATGCTTTCCAACATTTATCAAAATGGTTAAAAGAAGGtaaaatgattgaaaaacatgtaattaataatggttttgATCAAATTATTccatcatttattaaaatatttgaaacaaGCAATAAAAACATTGGTAAAGTTATTATTAagctttaa